The following proteins come from a genomic window of Triticum aestivum cultivar Chinese Spring chromosome 6A, IWGSC CS RefSeq v2.1, whole genome shotgun sequence:
- the LOC123127802 gene encoding hydroxycinnamoyltransferase 2 has translation MKITVRGSTVVVPAEETPRLRLWNANPDLVVPRFHTPSVYFFRRGAGEGEEAGRYFDAERMRRALAEALVPFYPMAGRLARDEDGRVEIDCNAEGVLFVEADAPDGTVDDFGDFAPTMDLKRLIPAVDFTGGISSYPLLVVQVTHFKCGGVALGIGMQHHVADGFSGLHFINSWADLCRGVPIAVMPFIDRTLLRARDPPTPSHPHIEYQPAPAMLDSEEPQALTAKPEAPPTAVDIFKLSRADLGRLRAQLPTGEGAPRFSTYAVLGAHVWRCASLARGLSPEQPTKLYCATDGRQRLQPLLPEGYFGNVIFTATPLAVAGKVTGSLADGATTIQAALEVMDNEYCRSALDYLEMQPDLSALVRGAHTFRCPNLGLTSWVRLPIHDADFGWGRPVFMGPGGIAYEGLAFVLPSASRDGSLSVAISLQAEHMEKFRKMIFDF, from the exons ATGAAGATCACGGTGCGGGGATCGACGGTCGTGGTGCCGGCGGAGGAGACGCCGCGGCTCCGGCTGTGGAACGCCAACCCGGACCTGGTCGTGCCGCGGTTCCACACGCCGAGCGTCTACTTCTTCCGGCGCGgcgcgggggagggggaggaggcgggcCGCTACTTCGACGCGGAGCGGATGCGCCGGGCGCTGGCGGAGGCGCTGGTGCCCTTCTACCCGATGGCGGGGCGACTGGCCCGCGACGAGGACGGGCGCGTGGAGATCGACTGCAACGCGGAAGGGGTGCTCTTCGTGGAGGCCGACGCGCCCGACGGCACCGTCGACGACTTCGGCGACTTCGCGCCCACCATGGACCTCAAGCGCCTCATCCCCGCCGTCGACTTCACCGGGGGCATCTCCTCCTACCCGCTCCTCGTGGTCCAG GTGACCCACTTCAAGTGCGGAGGCGTCGCCCTCGGCATAGGCATGCAGCACCATGTCGCGGACGGCTTCTCCGGCCTGCACTTCATCAACTCATGGGCCGACCTCTGCCGTGGCGTGCCGATTGCCGTCATGCCGTTCATTGACCGCACCCTCCTCCGCGCACGTGACCCGCCTACCCCTTCCCACCCGCACATCGAGTACCAGCCAGCGCCCGCCATGCTGGACTCGGAGGAGCCGCAGGCCCTCACCGCCAAGCCGGAAGCGCCGCCCACGGCCGTGGACATCTTCAAGCTGTCCCGCGCCGACCTCGGCCGCCTCCGCGCCCAGCTTCCCACAGGCGAGGGCGCGCCGCGGTTCAGCACCTACGCGGTGCTCGGTGCACACGTCTGGCGGTGCGCGTCCCTGGCCCGTGGCCTGTCCCCAGAGCAGCCCACGAAGTTGTACTGCGCCACGGACGGGCGGCAGCGGCTGCAGCCGCTGCTCCCGGAGGGCTACTTCGGCAACGTCATCTTCACGGCCACGCCGCTCGCGGTGGCGGGCAAGGTGACCGGCTCGCTGGCGGACGGCGCGACCACGATCCAGGCGGCGCTGGAGGTGATGGACAACGAGTACTGCCGCTCGGCGCTGGACTACCTGGAGATGCAGCCGGACCTGTCGGCGCTGGTCCGTGGCGCGCACACGTTCCGGTGCCCCAACCTTGGGCTCACCAGCTGGGTGCGCCTGCCCATCCACGACGCCGACTTCGGCTGGGGCCGGCCCGTGTTCATGGGCCCCGGCGGCATCGCGTACGAGGGGCTCGCGTTCGTGCTCCCCAGCGCCAGCCGCGACGGCAGCCTGTCGGTGGCCATCTCGCTGCAGGCCGAGCATATGGAGAAGTTCCGGAAGATGATCTTTGACTTCTGA